The following coding sequences are from one Saccharomyces cerevisiae S288C chromosome X, complete sequence window:
- the LIA1 gene encoding deoxyhypusine monooxygenase (Deoxyhypusine hydroxylase; HEAT-repeat containing metalloenzyme that catalyzes hypusine formation; binds to and is required for the modification of Hyp2p (eIF5A); complements S. pombe mmd1 mutants defective in mitochondrial positioning; protein abundance increases in response to DNA replication stress) encodes MSTNFEKHFQENVDECTLEQLRDILVNKSGKTVLANRFRALFNLKTVAEEFATKPEEAKKAIEYIAESFVNDKSELLKHEVAYVLGQTKNLDAAPTLRHVMLDQNQEPMVRHEAAEALGALGDKDSLDDLNKAAKEDPHVAVRETCELAINRINWTHGGAKDKENLQQSLYSSIDPAPPLPLEKDATIPELQALLNDPKQPLFQRYRAMFRLRDIGTDEAILALATGFSAESSLFKHEIAYVFGQIGSPAAVPSLIEVLGRKEEAPMVRHEAAEALGAIASPEVVDVLKSYLNDEVDVVRESCIVALDMYDYENSNELEYAPTAN; translated from the coding sequence atgtCTACtaactttgaaaaacattTCCAAGAAAACGTCGATGAATGCACTCTAGAGCAACTAAGGGACATCTTAGTCAACAAGTCCGGCAAAACAGTTTTGGCCAACAGATTTAGAGCTCTGTTCAACTTAAAGACTGTTGCTGAAGAATTTGCCACTAAGCCAGAGGAAGCCAAAAAGGCCATCGAATACATTGCCGAATCCTTCGTCAATGACAAGTCTGAGTTGTTGAAGCACGAAGTGGCCTACGTGTTGGGTCAAACCAAGAACTTGGACGCTGCTCCAACTTTAAGACACGTTATGTTAgatcaaaatcaagaacCAATGGTGAGACACGAAGCCGCTGAGGCTTTGGGTGCCCTAGGTGACAAGGATTCGTTGGATGACCTAAATAAGGCTGCTAAGGAGGATCCACACGTTGCTGTGAGAGAAACCTGTGAACTGGCCATTAACAGAATCAACTGGACCCATGGAGGTGCCAAGGATAAGGAAAACTTGCAACAATCCCTATACTCGAGTATTGACCCAGCCCCACCTCTACCATTAGAAAAGGATGCTACCATCCCAGAACTACAGGCCTTATTGAATGATCCTAAGCAACCTTTGTTCCAAAGATACAGAGCCATGTTCAGACTGAGAGATATCGGTACTGATGAAGCAATCCTGGCCTTGGCCACTGGTTTCAGTGCAGAATCCTCCCTTTTCAAGCATGAAATCGCCTACGTCTTCGGTCAAATAGGTAGTCCGGCTGCTGTCCCAAGTTTGATTGAAGTTTTGGGCAGAAAGGAAGAAGCTCCAATGGTTAGGCATGAAGCTGCTGAAGCCTTGGGTGCCATTGCTTCTCCAGAAGTTGTCGACGTCTTGAAATCTTACCTCAACGATGAAGTCGATGTCGTCAGAGAATCTTGTATCGTTGCGCTAGATATGTATGATTACGAAAACAGCAACGAACTAGAATATGCTCCAACTGCTAATTAG
- the HOC1 gene encoding alpha-1,6-mannosyltransferase (Alpha-1,6-mannosyltransferase; involved in cell wall mannan biosynthesis; subunit of a Golgi-localized complex that also contains Anp1p, Mnn9p, Mnn11p, and Mnn10p; identified as a suppressor of a cell lysis sensitive pkc1-371 allele): MAKTTKRASSFRRLMIFAIIALISLAFGVRYLFHNSNATDLQKILQNLPKEISQSINSANNIQSSDSDLVQHFESLAQEIRHQQEVQAKQFDKQRKILEKKIQDLKQTPPEATLRERIAMTFPYDSHVKFPAFIWQTWSNDEGPERVQDIKGMWESKNPGFAHEVLNHDVINALVHHYFYSIPEILETYEALPSIILKIDFFKYLILLVHGGVYADIDTFPVQPIPNWIPEELSPSDIGLIVGVEEDAQRADWRTKYIRRLQFGTWIIQAKPGHPVLREIISRIIETTLQRKRDDQLNVNLRNDLNIMSWTGSGLWTDTIFTYFNDFMRSGVREKVTWKLFHNLNQPKLLSDVLVFPKFSFNCPNQIDNDDPHKKFYFITHLASQFWKNTPKVEQK; the protein is encoded by the coding sequence ATGGccaaaacaacaaaaagagCCTCCAGTTTCAGGAGGTTGATGATATTCGCCATAATAGCCCTCATCTCATTAGCATTTGGAGTTAGATACCTATTTCACAATTCTAATGCTACtgatttacaaaaaattctGCAGAACTTGCCCAAAGAGATTTCCCAAAGCATTAATAGTGCCAACAATATTCAGAGTTCGGATTCTGATCTAGTTCAACATTTTGAGAGTTTGGCTCAGGAGATCAGACACCAACAGGAAGTTCAAGCAAAGCAATTTGATAAACAACGTAAGATcctggaaaaaaaaatccaagaCTTGAAACAAACACCTCCGGAGGCCACCCTAAGAGAACGCATAGCTATGACTTTCCCCTACGATTCCCATGTCAAGTTCCCAGCATTTATTTGGCAAACTTGGTCCAATGATGAAGGTCCCGAGCGTGTTCAAGATATAAAGGGCATGTGGGAAAGCAAGAATCCGGGCTTTGCGCACGAAGTGTTGAACCATGACGTGATAAACGCACTAGTACACCACTACTTCTACTCCATACCGGAAATCCTAGAGACTTACGAAGCTCTGCCCTCCATCATCCTAAAGatagattttttcaaatacttAATACTGTTAGTTCATGGAGGTGTTTATGCTGACATCGACACGTTCCCTGTTCAGCCAATTCCAAACTGGATTCCTGAAGAGTTGTCGCCATCCGACATTGGGTTGATAGTTGGAGTTGAGGAAGACGCTCAAAGAGCTGACTGGAGAACCAAGTATATCAGAAGACTTCAGTTTGGTACTTGGATTATACAAGCAAAACCTGGTCACCCTGTTTTGAGGGAAATCATTTCTCGAATTATTGAGACCACTTTACAGAGAAAGAGGGACGACCAACTAAACGTCAATCTAAGGAATGATCTGAATATTATGAGTTGGACGGGTTCTGGGTTGTGGACTGACACTATTTTCACGTATTTCAATGACTTTATGAGAAGTGGTGTCAGGGAGAAGGTTACATGGAAATTATTCCATAACCTAAATCAACCAAAATTGCTAAGTGATGTTCTGGTCTTTCCAAAATTCTCCTTTAACTGTCCAAACCAAATCGATAATGACGATCCACACAAGAAATTCTATTTCATTACTCATTTGGCATCacaattttggaaaaatacTCCAAAGGTGGAGCAGAAATAA
- the NPA3 gene encoding GTPase NPA3 (Member of the conserved GPN-loop GTPase family; has a role in transport of RNA polymerase II to the nucleus; exhibits GTP-dependent binding to PolII; has ATPase activity; involved in sister chromatid cohesion; phosphorylated by the Pcl1p-Pho85p kinase complex; human homolog XAB1 interacts with human RNA polymerase II; protein abundance increases in response to DNA replication stress), with translation MSLSTIICIGMAGSGKTTFMQRLNSHLRAEKTPPYVINLDPAVLRVPYGANIDIRDSIKYKKVMENYQLGPNGAIVTSLNLFSTKIDQVIRLVEQKKDKFQNCIIDTPGQIECFVWSASGAIITESFASSFPTVIAYIVDTPRNSSPTTFMSNMLYACSILYKTKLPMIVVFNKTDVCKADFAKEWMTDFESFQAAIKEDQDLNGDNGLGSGYMSSLVNSMSLMLEEFYSQLDVVGVSSFTGDGFDEFMQCVDKKVDEYDQYYKQEREKALNLKKKKEEMRKQKSLNGLMKDLGLNEKSSAAASDNDSIDAISDLEEDANDGLVDRDEDEGVEREYTFPGEERTKGEVNENSAPDLQRRYQEAMQQVGKTASSETAENIAKYIRN, from the coding sequence ATGAGTCTCAGCACAATCATATGTATTGGTATGGCCGGATCCGGTAAAACAACTTTCATGCAAAGGTTAAACTCCCACTTGCGGGCAGAGAAAACGCCACCATACGTAATCAATCTTGATCCTGCAGTATTGAGAGTCCCCTATGGTGCAAACATCGATATCAGAGACTCAATCAAATACAAGAAAGTGATGGAGAATTACCAGCTAGGTCCGAACGGTGCCATTGTCACCAGTTTGAATTTGTTCAGCACCAAGATTGATCAAGTTATTAGGTTGGTGGAACAGAAGAAGGACAAGTTCCAAAACTGCATCATCGACACTCCAGGCCAAATCGAATGTTTTGTGTGGAGTGCGTCGGGTGCCATTATCACGGAATCTTTTGCCTCCAGCTTTCCCACAGTGATTGCATATATCGTGGATACGCCTAGAAACTCATCCCCAACTACATTCATGAGTAACATGCTGTACGCCTGCTCCATTCTGTATAAGACCAAACTTCCCATGATTGTCGTTTTCAACAAGACCGACGTGTGCAAGGCAGATTTTGCTAAGGAATGGATGACGGATTTTGAGAGTTTCCAAGCAGCAATCAAGGAAGATCAAGACTTGAATGGTGACAATGGGCTGGGCTCCGGGTACATGAGCTCATTGGTCAATTCTATGTCACTGATGCTTGAAGAATTCTATTCCCAGCTAGACGTCGTGGGCGTTTCCAGTTTTACCGGAGACGGATTCGACGAATTTATGCAATGCGTAGACAAGAAAGTTGATGAATACGACCAATACTATAAGCAAGAACGTGAAAAAGCATTGAAcctaaaaaagaaaaaggaagagaTGAGAAAGCAAAAATCATTGAATGGCCTGATGAAGGATCTAGGGTTAAACGAGAAGAGCAGCGCTGCAGCCAGCGACAACGACAGCATAGATGCCATTAGCGACCTCGAAGAGGATGCCAATGATGGTCTTGTGGATAGGGATGAGGACGAAGGCGTTGAGAGAGAATACACGTTCCCAGGCgaagaaagaacaaaaggTGAGGTCAACGAGAACTCTGCTCCAGACCTACAAAGGAGATATCAGGAAGCTATGCAACAAGTAGGGAAAACGGCCAGTAGCGAGACTGCAGAAAATATCGCGAAGTATATTAGAAACTAA
- the OPI3 gene encoding bifunctional phosphatidyl-N-methylethanolamine N-methyltransferase/phosphatidyl-N-dimethylethanolamine N-methyltransferase (Methylene-fatty-acyl-phospholipid synthase; catalyzes the last two steps in phosphatidylcholine biosynthesis; also known as phospholipid methyltransferase): MKESVQEIIQQLIHSVDLQSSKFQLAIVCTMFNPIFWNIVARMEYHKHSLTKMCGGARKGCYMLAATIFSLGIVRDMVYESALREQPTCSLITGENWTKLGVALFGLGQVLVLSSMYKLGITGTYLGDYFGILMDERVTGFPFNVSNNPMYQGSTLSFLGIALYKGKPAGLVVSAVVYFMYKIALRWEEPFTAMIYANRDKAKKNM, translated from the coding sequence ATGAAGGAGTCAGTCCAAGAGATCATCCAGCAACTCATCCACAGTGTCGATTTACAGTCTTCCAAGTTCCAGCTGGCCATTGTGTGCACGATGTTCAATCCTATCTTTTGGAACATCGTTGCAAGAATGGAATACCACAAGCATTCTCTCACCAAGATGTGTGGTGGGGCCAGAAAGGGCTGTTACATGTTGGCGGCGACCATATTTTCGCTAGGTATCGTCAGAGACATGGTGTACGAGTCTGCATTGCGTGAACAGCCTACGTGTTCTCTGATCACGGGCGAGAACTGGACCAAGCTGGGTGTGGCTCTCTTTGGTTTGGGGCAAGTGCTTGTTTTGAGTTCCATGTACAAGCTGGGTATCACAGGGACGTACTTGGGTGACTATTTCGGCATCCTGATGGATGAGAGAGTCACCGGCTTCCCCTTCAACGTTTCCAACAACCCCATGTACCAGGGTTCCACTTTGTCCTTCTTGGGCATAGCCCTTTACAAAGGAAAGCCTGCGGGGCTGGTTGTTTCTGCCGTAGTTTACTTCATGTACAAGATCGCTCTTCGTTGGGAAGAACCTTTTACTGCCATGATCTACGCTAACCGTGATAAGgccaaaaagaatatgtaA
- the CDC11 gene encoding septin CDC11 (Component of the septin ring that is required for cytokinesis; present at the ends of rod-like septin hetero-oligomers; C-terminal extension is important for recruitment of Bni5p to the mother-bud neck, which in turn is required for Myo1p recruitment and cytokinesis; septin rings at the mother-bud neck act as scaffolds for recruiting cell division factors and as barriers to prevent diffusion of specific proteins between mother and daughter cells) produces the protein MSGIIDASSALRKRKHLKRGITFTVMIVGQSGSGRSTFINTLCGQQVVDTSTTILLPTDTSTEIDLQLREETVELEDDEGVKIQLNIIDTPGFGDSLDNSPSFEIISDYIRHQYDEILLEESRVRRNPRFKDGRVHCCLYLINPTGHGLKEIDVEFIRQLGSLVNIIPVISKSDSLTRDELKLNKKLIMEDIDRWNLPIYNFPFDEDEISDEDYETNMYLRTLLPFAIIGSNEVYEMGGDVGTIRGRKYPWGILDVEDSSISDFVILRNALLISHLHDLKNYTHEILYERYRTEALSGESVAAESIRPNLTKLNGSSSSSTTTRRNTNPFKQSNNINNDVLNPASDMHGQSTGENNETYMTREEQIRLEEERLKAFEERVQQELLLKRQELLQREKELREIEARLEKEAKIKQEE, from the coding sequence ATGTCCGGAATAATTGACGCATCTTCTGcattaagaaaaagaaagcatttgaaaagagGTATAACCTTCACTGTGATGATCGTGGGCCAGTCCGGATCTGGTAGATCGACTTTTATAAATACTTTGTGCGGTCAGCAAGTTGTAGACACTTCGACGACAATCTTGTTACCCACAGATACGTCCACAGAAATAGACTTACAATTGAGAGAGGAGACGGTCGAattagaagatgatgaaggtGTCAAGATTCAACTTAATATCATCGATACTCCGGGATTCGGTGATTCTCTCGACAATTCTCCATCTTTCGAAATCATTTCCGACTACATTCGCCACCAATATGATGAAATCTTATTGGAAGAAAGTCGTGTGAGAAGAAACCCAAGATTTAAGGACGGCAGAGTTCATTGTTGTCTTTACTTAATCAACCCAACTGGCCACGGTTTAAAAGAGATTGATGTGGAATTCATCAGACAGTTGGGATCCTTAGTTAACATCATCCCTGTGATCAGCAAATCAGATTCCTTGACAAGAGATGAACTGAAActgaataaaaaattgatcaTGGAGGATATCGACAGATGGAACTTGCCAATTTATAATTTCCctttcgatgaagatgaaatatCAGACGAAGATTACGAAACCAATATGTACCTACGTACACTTCTACCTTTTGCTATTATTGGATCCAATGAAGTTTACGAAATGGGCGGCGATGTTGGGACAATTCGTGGCAGAAAGTATCCATGGGGCATACTGGACGTGGAAGATTCATCGATCTCTGATTTTGTTATCTTAAGGAATGCGTTATTGATCTCTCATTTACATGACTTGAAAAACTACACACATGAGATATTATATGAAAGATATAGAACCGAGGCATTATCAGGTGAATCTGTCGCGGCAGAATCCATACGTCCAAATCTGACAAAATTGAATGGTTCGTCGTCATCGTCCACCACAACAAGGAGAAACACAAATCCCTTCAAGCaaagtaataatattaataacGATGTTCTCAACCCAGCATCCGATATGCACGGGCAAAGCACTGGCGAAAATAACGAAACCTACATGACACGTGAGGAGCAAATACGGTTAGAAGAAGAGCGACTAAAGGCATTTGAGGAGAGAGTTCAGCAAGAACTGCTGTTGAAAAGACAAGAACTGTTGCAAAGAGAAAAGGAATTAAGAGAAATTGAAGCCAGGTTGGAAAAAGAGGCGAAAATCAAACAGGAAGAATGA
- the MOG1 gene encoding Ran GTPase-binding protein MOG1 (Conserved nuclear protein that interacts with GTP-Gsp1p; stimulates nucleotide release from Gsp1p; involved in nuclear protein import; nucleotide release is inhibited by Yrb1p) codes for MKIEKASHISQPVQLSTCTLIDTYPGHQGSMNNKEVELYGGAITTVVPPGFIDASTLREVPDTQEVYVNSRRDEEEFEDGLATNESIIVDLLETVDKSDLKEAWQFHVEDLTELNGTTKWEALQEDTVQQGTKFTGLVMEVANKWGKPDLAQTVVIGVALIRLTQFDTDVVISINVPLTKEEASQASNKELPARCHAVYQLLQEMVRKFHVVDTSLFA; via the coding sequence ATGAAGATTGAAAAGGCTTCTCATATTTCACAACCGGTGCAACTTTCCACATGCACTCTCATTGACACCTACCCTGGTCATCAAGGAAGCATGAACAACAAGGAAGTCGAATTATACGGCGGCGCCATCACTACTGTCGTCCCACCTGGGTTTATAGACGCTTCTACTCTAAGAGAAGTCCCCGATACACAGGAGGTGTACGTCAATTCCCGTCgcgatgaagaagaattcgAAGATGGACTAGCCACCAATGAAAGCATTATCGTGGATCTCTTGGAGACGGTCGACAAGAGCGATCTGAAGGAGGCTTGGCAGTTCCACGTGGAAGACCTGACGGAGTTGAACGGGACCACCAAATGGGAAGCTTTACAAGAAGACACTGTTCAGCAAGGAACCAAGTTCACCGGACTCGTTATGGAAGTAGCAAATAAGTGGGGAAAACCAGATCTGGCACAGACCGTTGTCATCGGCGTAGCGTTGATCAGATTAACCCAGTTTGACACGGATGTGGTCATCTCCATTAATGTACCTTTGACAAAGGAGGAGGCGTCGCAAGCAAGCAACAAAGAGTTGCCTGCAAGATGTCATGCTGTTTACCAATTGTTGCAAGAAATGGTACGGAAGTTTCACGTTGTGGACACGTCGCTGTTTGCTtaa